The proteins below are encoded in one region of Micromonospora pisi:
- a CDS encoding exodeoxyribonuclease III, whose amino-acid sequence MRLATWNVNSVKARLPRLLAWLDDTRPDVVCLQETKCPDGAFPVAEVGELGYLAASHSNGRWNGVAILSRVGLDDVVVGFPGEPGFPEPEARSLAATCAGVRVWSIYVPNGRTPDSPHYTYKLSWLAALRDALADELRPDRPLTVCGDYNVAPTDADVWDPALFVGSTHVTPAERQALAELRALGLRDVVPTPMKGPHPYTYWDYRAGMFHQNKGMRIDLVYATDGFADSVSSAYVDREARKGTGPSDHAPIVVDTGPAAGPAPATGTGPAVAVL is encoded by the coding sequence ATGCGCCTGGCTACCTGGAATGTCAACTCGGTGAAGGCCCGACTCCCCCGGTTGCTCGCCTGGCTCGACGACACCCGCCCCGACGTCGTCTGCCTCCAGGAGACGAAGTGCCCCGACGGCGCCTTCCCGGTGGCCGAGGTCGGCGAGCTCGGTTACCTGGCGGCCAGCCACAGCAACGGCCGGTGGAACGGCGTGGCGATCCTCTCCCGGGTCGGCCTCGACGACGTGGTGGTCGGGTTCCCCGGTGAACCCGGCTTCCCCGAACCGGAGGCCCGTTCCCTCGCCGCCACCTGCGCCGGCGTACGGGTCTGGTCGATCTACGTGCCGAACGGGCGCACCCCGGACTCGCCGCACTACACGTACAAGCTCTCCTGGTTGGCGGCTCTCCGCGACGCCCTCGCCGACGAACTGCGCCCCGACCGGCCGTTGACGGTCTGCGGGGACTACAACGTCGCCCCGACCGACGCCGACGTCTGGGACCCGGCGCTCTTCGTCGGCTCGACCCACGTCACCCCGGCCGAGCGGCAGGCCCTGGCCGAGCTACGCGCACTCGGCCTGCGCGACGTGGTCCCCACCCCGATGAAGGGACCGCACCCGTACACCTACTGGGACTACCGGGCCGGGATGTTCCACCAGAACAAGGGCATGAGAATCGACCTGGTGTACGCCACCGACGGGTTCGCCGACAGCGTCTCCTCGGCGTACGTGGACCGCGAGGCCCGCAAGGGCACCGGCCCCTCCGACCATGCCCCGATCGTGGTCGACACCGGACCGGCGGCAGGCCCCGCCCCGGCCACCGGCACCGGCCCGGCCGTCGCGGTGCTCTGA
- a CDS encoding proteasome assembly chaperone family protein codes for MLDPHELYQLTDDLPELGQPVLIQALTGFVDAGNATRLAREQLLSTLEGRPIATFDIDQMLDYRSRRPTMIFVEDHWESYEEPKLELHLLHDDAETPFLLLTGPEPDLQWERFTSAVIALATRLGVRLTVGLNSIPMAVPHTRPTGVTAHATRPELITGHEPWLQRVQVPAGVGHLLEYRLGQIGRDAVGFAVHVPHYVSQSEYPAAAELLLSSISRSTGLLLPTEGLRNAAELVRTDIDRQVAQTDEAGALVHALEEQYDAFTRGRGGPNLLTGQPGSLPTADELGAELERFLAEQQGRPGDTPGA; via the coding sequence GTGCTCGATCCGCACGAGCTCTACCAGCTCACCGACGACCTGCCCGAGCTGGGTCAGCCGGTGTTGATCCAGGCGCTGACCGGCTTCGTCGACGCCGGCAACGCGACCCGGCTGGCCCGGGAGCAGCTCCTGTCGACGCTGGAAGGTCGGCCGATCGCCACCTTCGACATCGACCAGATGCTCGACTACCGTTCCCGCCGACCCACGATGATCTTCGTCGAGGACCACTGGGAGTCGTACGAGGAACCCAAGCTCGAACTGCACCTGCTGCACGACGACGCCGAGACGCCGTTCCTGCTGCTCACCGGCCCCGAGCCGGACCTCCAGTGGGAGCGGTTCACCAGCGCTGTGATCGCACTCGCCACCCGGCTGGGCGTACGCCTGACCGTCGGACTGAACTCGATCCCGATGGCCGTACCGCACACCCGGCCGACCGGAGTCACCGCGCACGCCACCCGGCCGGAGCTGATCACCGGACACGAGCCCTGGCTACAGCGGGTGCAGGTGCCCGCCGGCGTCGGACACCTGCTCGAATACCGGCTCGGCCAGATCGGGCGCGACGCGGTCGGGTTCGCCGTACACGTGCCGCACTACGTCTCGCAGTCGGAGTACCCGGCCGCCGCCGAACTCCTGCTCAGCTCCATCTCCCGCTCGACCGGCCTGCTGCTGCCGACCGAGGGGCTGCGTAACGCTGCTGAACTGGTCCGCACCGACATCGACCGGCAGGTAGCCCAGACCGACGAAGCCGGCGCGCTGGTGCACGCCCTGGAAGAGCAGTACGACGCCTTCACCCGTGGACGCGGCGGGCCCAACCTGCTCACCGGCCAACCCGGATCGCTGCCCACCGCCGACGAACTCGGTGCCGAACTGGAACGGTTCCTCGCCGAACAGCAGGGCCGCCCCGGCGACACCCCCGGAGCCTGA
- a CDS encoding peptidase M23, which produces MRDDDRPDTKDDAAGTTDRTDEAVSIEPASWARRRISEARTWLARRWSSDNWARLTGQWSSLGRTRPVPRTVAVGLLCALGLLAFTQGRIASGNTPVEREPATAAALVERAQAERAASRSEKRAVPSQEASANPDVPAAAPAPEQPAPPPAPPVDPGPVAGLSGVQMDNAKAIVRTGHDMGMPRRALIIGVATAMQESNLLNLANDALPESLNHPHQGTGWDHDSVGLFQQRTSSGWGPVDKLMDPAYATAQFFNALRRIPGWQQMALTDAAQAVQVSAFPGYYAQHEGAATEVVDAIIPPNR; this is translated from the coding sequence ATGCGTGACGACGACAGACCTGACACCAAGGACGACGCCGCAGGCACCACTGACCGAACGGACGAGGCGGTCTCCATCGAGCCGGCGAGTTGGGCCCGGCGCCGGATCTCCGAGGCCCGGACCTGGCTGGCCCGACGATGGTCCTCCGACAACTGGGCCCGGCTGACCGGGCAATGGAGTTCACTGGGCCGGACCCGCCCGGTTCCGCGTACGGTCGCGGTCGGGTTGCTCTGCGCGCTCGGCCTGCTCGCCTTCACCCAGGGGCGGATCGCCAGCGGGAACACGCCGGTCGAACGTGAGCCCGCCACAGCGGCGGCGCTCGTCGAGCGGGCCCAGGCCGAACGGGCCGCCTCCCGGTCGGAGAAGCGTGCCGTGCCGAGCCAGGAAGCGAGCGCGAACCCCGACGTACCAGCCGCCGCACCGGCCCCGGAGCAGCCGGCGCCGCCGCCCGCCCCGCCGGTCGACCCGGGCCCGGTGGCCGGGCTGAGCGGGGTGCAGATGGACAACGCCAAGGCGATCGTGCGTACCGGCCACGACATGGGCATGCCCCGGCGCGCCCTGATCATCGGGGTGGCCACCGCCATGCAGGAGAGCAACCTGCTGAACCTGGCCAACGACGCCCTGCCCGAGTCACTGAACCACCCGCACCAGGGCACCGGCTGGGACCACGATTCGGTCGGCCTGTTCCAGCAGCGTACGAGCAGCGGTTGGGGTCCGGTCGACAAGCTGATGGACCCGGCGTACGCCACCGCGCAGTTCTTCAACGCGCTGCGCCGCATTCCCGGCTGGCAGCAGATGGCCCTGACCGACGCGGCGCAGGCCGTGCAGGTCTCGGCGTTCCCCGGCTACTACGCCCAGCACGAGGGCGCGGCGACCGAGGTGGTCGACGCGATCATCCCGCCTAACCGGTGA
- a CDS encoding EcsC family protein has translation MIRDNLDPRAEGHPAQEPTAAPPAGLWDRMRADPQYAPEHLALEAVRRLGPEAREWAESARAAHPGLDRDGLAQLATRKFVTRARLSGAVSGAAGLPGAVIDVGVLAWTQARMVLHIAAAYGLDPQHPDRATDLLVLQKVHKASEAARLALGVAAGRERAGALFRGSQTPLRQAVLRLSVRLAKMAGVRAAKRVFAKIVPGAAIILGTWANSSATTDLARRTTALYGQRAITAPPQP, from the coding sequence ATGATTCGTGACAACCTCGACCCGCGCGCCGAGGGGCACCCGGCGCAGGAGCCGACCGCGGCACCACCGGCCGGACTCTGGGACCGGATGCGCGCCGACCCGCAGTACGCGCCGGAACACCTGGCCCTGGAGGCGGTCCGCCGGCTCGGCCCGGAGGCCCGGGAATGGGCCGAGTCCGCCCGCGCCGCCCACCCCGGCCTCGACCGCGACGGCCTGGCCCAGCTCGCGACGAGGAAATTCGTCACCCGTGCCCGGCTCTCCGGTGCGGTCTCCGGGGCCGCCGGGCTGCCCGGTGCGGTGATCGACGTCGGGGTGCTCGCCTGGACCCAGGCCCGGATGGTGCTGCACATCGCCGCCGCGTACGGGCTCGACCCGCAGCATCCGGACCGGGCCACCGATCTGCTGGTGTTGCAGAAGGTGCACAAGGCGAGCGAGGCGGCACGGCTCGCGCTCGGTGTCGCCGCTGGCCGGGAACGGGCCGGGGCACTTTTCCGGGGGTCCCAGACCCCGCTGCGTCAGGCGGTCCTGCGGCTGAGCGTACGGCTGGCGAAGATGGCCGGCGTACGGGCCGCGAAGCGGGTCTTTGCCAAGATCGTGCCGGGCGCGGCGATCATCCTCGGCACCTGGGCGAACTCGTCCGCCACCACCGACCTGGCTCGCCGGACCACCGCCCTGTACGGGCAACGCGCGATCACCGCCCCGCCGCAGCCCTAG